In Kangiella koreensis DSM 16069, the DNA window CTGTTGGCAGTTATCTAATGCTAATTTAATATAAGCATATTAAAATCAGCAACTTAACCTAGCAAGACTTCAGATCTCATGTTCAGTGTCTTGCTGACATGGTGTTATACTAAGATATAACACCGGCTCTGTAAAACACTTTTTGCGAATTTTTTATAAAAAGCCTGTTACAAAGTGTGTCGCAAATAGTTATATTAAAAATATCTAATGAAGTATCAGGCAAAGGCTAGTAAACTCTTAACTCATGTTTTTCAGTTAATTATCAACGTGCAAAACACAAAATTATTCCCTTTCACACCGGCCAACGTGCTGTTACTAGTGCTCAGCTTGGCTTGTATATTCAGTTTGTTACCCGCCAGCTATGCTTTGGCAGCGGGTCTGGTTTGGGGCTGGTTTTTTGCCGATCAGCAAGCTTTACCGCTCTCCAGCTGGGCAAGTCTGTTACTAAAAATCGCTATTGTGCTACTGGGGTTCAGTCTTCCTTTGACTGAGTTATGGGGGACCGCCAAAGACAGCTTCGTATTAACGGTCAGTGTTATAGGCAGCACTTTATTGGTCGGCTTGCTATTGGCCAGGCTGTTTAAACTGGATCAACAACAAGGCTTGCTGATCAGCTCCGGTACTGCGATTTGTGGCGGCAGCGCAATTGCCGCAGTTGGTTCATCAATTAAAGCAAATAGCCATAATATGGTTATTTCCTTAGCCATTGTATTTATCTTAAATGCTGTGGCTTTGTTTGTTTTTCCGGCAATTGGTCATTGGCTGGACCTTACCCAGAGCCAGTTTGGACTTTGGGCAGCGTTAGGTATTCACGACACCAGTAGCGTGGTCGGTGCC includes these proteins:
- a CDS encoding YeiH family protein; this translates as MQNTKLFPFTPANVLLLVLSLACIFSLLPASYALAAGLVWGWFFADQQALPLSSWASLLLKIAIVLLGFSLPLTELWGTAKDSFVLTVSVIGSTLLVGLLLARLFKLDQQQGLLISSGTAICGGSAIAAVGSSIKANSHNMVISLAIVFILNAVALFVFPAIGHWLDLTQSQFGLWAALGIHDTSSVVGAAAVYGEEALDVATTTKLSRALWIIPLAIIASVSQHSGKIKFSLPLFIVFFLLASSVSSFLMSPELMAQVGTYIKPASKNLFALSLLWMGTSLNRAAIKAIPIRSMLLGIILWLAVSISSLYVVMQWYP